Genomic DNA from Hymenobacter jejuensis:
AGCTCGCTTCGGAAATGAGTATCTTGCGTTCCCGCTCCCGCGATTATCCTTTTATTCAGTTGGTTACGCTATGACGCACGTCTCCCGAATTGTCACTTTCTGTATTGGGCTGGGTCTGAGCGCCGGCCTGACCACCGTGGCCACAGCGCAGAGCAAAGACAACACGCCCAAGTACAGCAACGAATTCCTCAACATCGGCGTGGGTGGTCGCGCCCTCGGCATGGGAAAGGTGCAGGTAAGTTTGGCGGATGACGCCACCGCCGGCTACTGGAACCCCGCCGGCCTGCTGGGCCAGAAAACCAAGTACGACGCGGTGCTCATGCACTCGGAACTGTTTTCGGGCATTGTGAAGAACGACTACGCAGCCTTTTCCACGCCCCTCGACGACAAAAGTGCCATTGGCGTGAGCTTGGTGCGCCTCGGCGTCGACGACATTGCCGACACCCGCAACCTGATCAACGAGTACGGCTACATCGACTATAACAAGATTCAGTATTTCTCCATTGCCGATTATGCGCTGCTGGTGTCGTACGCCCGCAAAATCGGGAACGTGGAAGGGCTGACCATCGGCGGCAGCGGCAAAATCATCTACCGCAACATCGGCAGCTTCGCCAACGCTTGGGGATTCGGCATTGATGCCGGCCTTCGCTATAACCACGCCGGGTGGCAGTTTGGACTGACCGCTCGCGACGTCACGACGACGTTCACGGCCTGGACGATCAACTCAGAAAAATTCCAGAACACCACCCTCACCGGCGATTCCATTCCGACCAACAGCACCGAAATCACGCTACCGCGCTTCGTATTGGGCGCGAGCCGGTCGGTGAAGCTGCCGGGGCAGTTTACCGCGCTCGTAGCCGCCGACTTGGAAATGACCACCGACGGCAAGCGCGAAACGCCCATCTCAACCAGCCTTATCAGCATCGACCCGCGCGCGGGCTTGGAAGTGGGCTACAACAACGTGGTGTTTTTGCGCGGCGGCATCAGCAACTTTCAGAAGCTCAAGAGCTTCACTGGCCAAAAAGAGTGGTATGCCCAACCTAGCTTCGGCGTAGGCGTGGCCACCAACGGCTTGCGCCTGGACATGGCCTTCTCGCGGCTGGCAGTAGGCTCAATCGCAGGCCAGAAAACCGGGCAGGCCAACTCCATCATCGTGTCGCTGGGGTACGGATTTAGATAAGTCTTGTTGTAAAATATTGATTGATAAGCAGTTATAATCTGCTTGGGTTTGGCATTGCTCTATACACATGAAACAAAACTACCAGCTGACAATCTTCTTTCGCTGGAGCATTTGCCTGTT
This window encodes:
- a CDS encoding putative type IX sorting system protein PorV2, with protein sequence MTHVSRIVTFCIGLGLSAGLTTVATAQSKDNTPKYSNEFLNIGVGGRALGMGKVQVSLADDATAGYWNPAGLLGQKTKYDAVLMHSELFSGIVKNDYAAFSTPLDDKSAIGVSLVRLGVDDIADTRNLINEYGYIDYNKIQYFSIADYALLVSYARKIGNVEGLTIGGSGKIIYRNIGSFANAWGFGIDAGLRYNHAGWQFGLTARDVTTTFTAWTINSEKFQNTTLTGDSIPTNSTEITLPRFVLGASRSVKLPGQFTALVAADLEMTTDGKRETPISTSLISIDPRAGLEVGYNNVVFLRGGISNFQKLKSFTGQKEWYAQPSFGVGVATNGLRLDMAFSRLAVGSIAGQKTGQANSIIVSLGYGFR